One segment of Leptospirillum ferrooxidans C2-3 DNA contains the following:
- the infB gene encoding translation initiation factor IF-2 — protein sequence MIKVYELARELKLESKLLLTKLHQWGIQAQTHMAALDDKTAAQVRARIKKGEEPVHEKKKPILIKRKSSSPESLQVEEISSSVESAQPVSAESEKPSQSEVPQLNLVNQEPSPEVVHPNPLILETIPLTNEPHPFPAVPAPSPLSPQKEEKKKGEKEVKPAVDKKAKLAKLNKDKSRKTDRLLLLTQEEILEGDEAPDLESGESDAVVPQQPPKVALPSQPVRSAVVPGTPPRESASRPPMARVQPQRRSQSGGYKKKDRHRGTQVLPEGTKARKKSIRISEGITLKEYADRLGLKAQEVILKLMGMGVMATINQPMDLDAAVLIAESFGVTVEVQVAETEDELLGQSDEDESEHLVSRPPVVTIMGHTDHGKTSLLDAIRKTKLAEGEAGGITQHIGAYTISEKGREITFLDTPGHEAFTAMRARGTQITDVVVLVVAADDGVMPQTIEAIHHAKAAGVPIVVALNKVDKPEANPEKVMQELSVHELIPEAWGGQTIFCPVSAKKRSGLDNLLEMILLQADVLDLKANPDRRAQGVVIESKLDKGRGSVATVLVQKGTLKVGDFVVVGGQFGRVRTLINDKGQRVTSVLPSHPAEIVGLDGVPNPGDTFVVVDDEKAGRQVAQSRVQKLRLAQMVRQKRVSLEDLYTQIQDGEIKELNLILKVDVQGSIEPIKHALSKLGNEKVRVRFIHEGVGGIKETDVLLAQASSAIILGFNVRPDSNAAQIAEREKVDIKFYSVIYDAIEDIRKAMEGLLAPTLKEKILGRAEVRKVYNISKVGNVCGCYVIEGIMQRAGTSVRLLRDSVVIFEGRFSALKRFKDDVREVATGYECGISIENYQDIKMGDIVECFMQEQIAATLDS from the coding sequence TTGATCAAGGTCTATGAACTAGCTCGTGAACTGAAACTTGAAAGCAAACTTCTTCTTACAAAGTTGCATCAGTGGGGTATCCAGGCCCAGACCCATATGGCTGCTCTCGATGATAAGACTGCTGCGCAAGTTCGAGCCCGGATCAAAAAGGGTGAAGAGCCTGTGCATGAGAAGAAAAAGCCCATATTGATCAAACGGAAGTCTTCTTCTCCAGAGTCGCTTCAAGTGGAAGAGATCTCTTCTTCAGTGGAATCGGCCCAGCCTGTTTCTGCGGAATCTGAGAAACCATCCCAGAGTGAAGTTCCCCAGTTGAATCTTGTCAATCAGGAGCCATCTCCAGAGGTTGTTCATCCCAACCCCCTTATTCTTGAGACCATTCCTCTGACCAATGAACCGCATCCTTTTCCTGCAGTACCTGCTCCCTCCCCACTTTCTCCACAGAAGGAAGAAAAGAAAAAAGGAGAAAAGGAGGTCAAGCCTGCAGTCGACAAGAAAGCCAAGCTGGCCAAGCTGAATAAAGATAAGTCTCGGAAGACGGACAGACTTTTGTTGCTGACTCAAGAGGAGATTCTTGAAGGAGATGAAGCTCCGGATCTTGAATCGGGTGAGTCCGATGCTGTTGTGCCCCAACAACCTCCGAAGGTAGCGCTGCCTTCACAACCGGTGCGTTCCGCCGTTGTGCCAGGAACTCCACCAAGGGAGTCTGCCTCAAGACCCCCTATGGCGAGGGTCCAGCCGCAACGTCGCTCCCAGTCAGGTGGTTATAAGAAAAAGGATCGCCACCGCGGAACGCAGGTCCTCCCGGAAGGAACAAAAGCCAGGAAGAAAAGCATACGGATTTCTGAGGGTATTACGCTTAAGGAATATGCTGACCGTTTGGGCTTGAAAGCGCAGGAAGTGATCCTGAAATTGATGGGTATGGGTGTAATGGCCACCATTAATCAGCCTATGGACTTGGATGCTGCTGTTTTGATAGCAGAGAGTTTTGGTGTTACGGTCGAAGTCCAGGTCGCTGAAACAGAAGATGAACTTTTGGGGCAAAGCGACGAGGATGAGTCTGAGCATCTTGTTTCACGACCTCCCGTGGTGACAATCATGGGACATACTGATCATGGCAAAACATCGCTTCTCGATGCGATTCGGAAAACAAAGCTTGCTGAGGGAGAGGCTGGAGGAATCACCCAACATATTGGGGCCTACACCATTTCTGAAAAAGGTAGGGAGATCACATTCCTGGATACTCCGGGCCATGAAGCTTTTACGGCAATGAGAGCCAGAGGAACACAAATAACCGATGTTGTGGTGTTAGTGGTCGCTGCAGACGATGGTGTGATGCCCCAGACTATAGAGGCCATCCACCATGCCAAAGCAGCCGGAGTTCCAATTGTTGTGGCTTTAAACAAGGTTGACAAGCCCGAGGCAAACCCTGAAAAGGTGATGCAGGAACTTTCTGTCCATGAATTGATTCCCGAAGCATGGGGCGGTCAGACAATCTTTTGCCCTGTTTCAGCAAAGAAGAGAAGTGGCCTTGATAATCTTCTTGAAATGATTCTCCTTCAAGCCGATGTTTTGGATCTCAAGGCAAATCCCGACAGGCGAGCTCAAGGTGTCGTTATTGAATCCAAACTGGATAAGGGGCGAGGTTCTGTTGCAACTGTTCTTGTCCAGAAGGGAACACTCAAGGTCGGTGATTTTGTCGTTGTAGGTGGGCAATTTGGAAGAGTTCGAACCCTTATCAATGACAAGGGGCAACGGGTTACATCGGTTCTTCCCTCTCATCCGGCTGAAATTGTAGGACTGGATGGTGTCCCCAACCCAGGGGATACCTTTGTTGTTGTGGATGATGAAAAAGCCGGACGCCAGGTCGCACAAAGCCGGGTTCAAAAGCTTCGTCTTGCACAGATGGTCAGGCAAAAGAGAGTTTCTCTTGAAGATCTATACACCCAAATTCAGGATGGAGAGATCAAGGAGCTTAATCTAATCCTTAAAGTGGATGTTCAGGGTTCTATTGAACCCATCAAACATGCCCTTTCAAAGCTTGGAAATGAAAAAGTGCGTGTTCGATTCATTCATGAAGGTGTTGGCGGCATCAAGGAAACGGATGTTCTCCTTGCGCAGGCATCAAGTGCCATCATCCTTGGTTTTAACGTTCGCCCTGATTCAAATGCTGCACAGATAGCCGAGCGGGAAAAAGTTGATATTAAGTTCTATTCGGTCATCTATGACGCGATCGAGGATATCAGGAAAGCGATGGAAGGCTTGCTTGCTCCTACCCTGAAGGAAAAAATTCTCGGAAGGGCAGAAGTCAGGAAGGTCTATAATATTTCGAAGGTTGGAAATGTTTGTGGATGTTATGTCATCGAAGGCATTATGCAAAGGGCAGGAACATCTGTTCGTTTATTAAGGGACAGTGTAGTCATTTTTGAAGGTCGTTTTTCTGCCCTCAAGCGCTTTAAGGATGATGTGAGGGAAGTTGCCACCGGATATGAATGCGGAATCTCGATAGAAAACTATCAGGATATTAAAATGGGTGATATTGTTGAGTGTTTCATGCAAGAGCAAATTGCAGCGACTCTTGACTCCTGA
- the rpsO gene encoding 30S ribosomal protein S15, translating into MGLTKEQKTEVISKFQINPVDTGSAEVQVAILTARINQLGEHFKKFPKDTHSRRGLLLMVSKRRRHLKYLQNVNVAKYQEVIQKLGLRR; encoded by the coding sequence ATGGGCTTAACAAAAGAGCAAAAGACAGAAGTCATTTCAAAATTCCAAATTAATCCTGTTGATACTGGTTCAGCTGAAGTTCAGGTAGCCATTTTGACAGCCAGGATCAATCAGCTTGGGGAGCACTTTAAAAAGTTTCCAAAAGATACTCATTCTCGTCGGGGGTTACTTTTGATGGTGAGCAAACGCCGCCGCCATTTGAAATATCTGCAGAATGTAAATGTTGCGAAATATCAGGAAGTCATCCAGAAGTTGGGATTGCGCCGCTAA
- a CDS encoding ribosome maturation factor RimP yields MNNLDPTFNLEQEIRVLLSPLGIELHSLDLPKRQGGVVRVTLDEPGGINLDRLEIASRRIADLLDLTDPIPFRYRLEVGSPGLDRILKVPEELFVNVGRTVKIKTVNPVNGQKVFRGKIESADSIGVRLTVPSGKKFVTESIPLSEIKEVQAQFWEDAPPKEEK; encoded by the coding sequence ATGAATAATCTTGATCCGACGTTTAATCTTGAACAAGAAATCCGTGTTTTGCTTTCTCCCCTTGGCATTGAATTGCACTCTTTGGATTTGCCAAAAAGGCAAGGGGGGGTTGTCAGAGTCACATTGGATGAGCCGGGTGGCATTAATCTTGATCGCCTTGAAATCGCATCAAGGAGAATCGCTGATCTCCTGGACTTGACCGATCCGATCCCTTTCCGGTATCGATTGGAAGTCGGCTCACCAGGTCTCGATAGAATTCTGAAGGTGCCTGAAGAACTTTTTGTCAATGTTGGTCGTACCGTCAAGATAAAAACAGTGAATCCGGTGAATGGGCAAAAAGTTTTTAGAGGCAAGATTGAATCAGCTGATTCTATCGGTGTTCGTTTGACCGTACCATCCGGGAAGAAGTTTGTTACAGAATCGATACCACTGTCAGAAATCAAGGAAGTTCAGGCCCAGTTTTGGGAGGATGCTCCACCCAAGGAAGAAAAATAG
- the pnp gene encoding polyribonucleotide nucleotidyltransferase: protein MNPIIVNVSVGGKNIRLETGRMAKLAGGSATVWADGTVVLATAVSAKSMKPGIDFIPLTVDYQERAYAAGKIPGGFFKREGKPSEREVLNSRLIDRPIRPLLPEGYFYETQLVASVISIDKGGVADVMAVIAASTALYLSDVPFHSPIGAVRLALVDGNYIVNPTLEEQTKSQIDLVVAGTRDAIMMVEGQASEVSEDVFLKGIALAHEAILPIIEAQEKLRALAGREKRPIPANPIPMDTVAAIRERFGSELDQAMVLSGKQERQDAVDKIFSQVREVFLSGDVAPTPAQEKDLSNAIHEVERLTLREIVLEKKIRADGRGLTDIRPITIEVGLLPRTHGSALFTRGETQSLSVATLGTSDDEQRIDALEGEYTKRFMLHYNFPPFSVGEAKPMRGPGRREIGHGNLAERALRPVVPTKEAFPYSIRLVSDILESNGSSSMATVCGGTLAMMDAGVPIKAPVAGVAMGLIKEGDRVAILSDILGVEDHLGDMDFKVTGTLQGITAVQMDIKISGITLALMKEALEQARQGRLHILAKMNETLSATRDVMSPFAPRILTLKIKQDKIREVIGPGGKVIRGITEKTGAKIEIDDSGLIQIASVDESAAQRAVEMINQIVEEVEVGRIYLGKVKTIADYGAFVELFPGTTGLCHISQLADHRVEKVLDVVSEGDMILVKALEVDRQGKIRLSRKEAVSEVGDGREVRSGGGQ, encoded by the coding sequence ATGAACCCAATTATTGTTAATGTTTCGGTTGGTGGAAAAAATATCCGCCTTGAAACTGGACGTATGGCCAAGTTGGCTGGTGGCTCTGCAACAGTATGGGCGGATGGTACGGTTGTTCTGGCTACAGCAGTCTCCGCCAAGAGCATGAAGCCCGGTATTGATTTTATCCCACTTACTGTTGACTATCAGGAACGTGCTTATGCTGCGGGAAAGATTCCGGGCGGCTTTTTTAAACGAGAAGGAAAGCCATCCGAGCGTGAGGTTCTGAACAGCCGATTGATCGATCGGCCGATTCGCCCTCTGTTGCCGGAAGGCTATTTCTATGAAACGCAACTTGTTGCTTCGGTGATTTCGATCGACAAGGGTGGCGTTGCTGATGTGATGGCCGTTATTGCTGCGTCGACAGCCCTTTATCTTTCTGATGTTCCTTTCCACTCTCCAATCGGTGCTGTTCGTTTGGCTCTGGTGGACGGCAACTATATTGTCAATCCAACGCTGGAAGAGCAAACGAAGTCCCAGATAGATCTGGTTGTCGCTGGAACCCGTGATGCCATCATGATGGTAGAAGGACAGGCGTCTGAGGTATCTGAGGATGTATTTCTGAAGGGAATCGCCTTGGCTCATGAGGCAATCCTACCGATCATTGAAGCTCAGGAAAAGCTCAGGGCCTTGGCCGGTCGTGAAAAAAGGCCAATTCCAGCAAATCCGATTCCCATGGACACCGTTGCAGCGATTCGTGAACGTTTTGGATCTGAACTTGATCAGGCAATGGTCTTGTCTGGTAAGCAGGAACGTCAGGATGCCGTCGACAAGATCTTCTCCCAGGTTCGGGAGGTTTTTTTATCTGGCGATGTTGCTCCGACTCCGGCTCAAGAAAAAGATCTTTCCAATGCCATCCATGAAGTTGAGCGTTTGACATTGCGGGAAATTGTTCTCGAGAAAAAGATCCGTGCGGATGGACGTGGTTTAACCGATATCCGCCCCATTACGATCGAGGTTGGACTTCTTCCAAGAACTCATGGTTCGGCCCTGTTTACTCGTGGTGAAACACAGAGCCTGTCTGTTGCGACTCTTGGGACATCTGACGACGAGCAGCGCATTGATGCACTCGAAGGTGAGTATACCAAGCGGTTCATGCTTCATTACAACTTCCCTCCATTCTCTGTCGGTGAAGCCAAGCCAATGAGAGGTCCTGGCCGTCGGGAAATTGGACATGGAAATTTGGCAGAGAGAGCTCTTCGTCCTGTGGTTCCCACCAAAGAGGCTTTCCCTTACTCCATTCGTCTGGTCTCTGATATTTTGGAGTCAAACGGCTCATCATCCATGGCAACTGTATGTGGTGGTACTCTTGCGATGATGGATGCCGGTGTCCCGATCAAGGCACCTGTTGCTGGAGTAGCAATGGGATTGATCAAGGAAGGCGATCGCGTTGCAATCCTTTCGGATATTCTTGGGGTTGAAGATCACCTTGGAGATATGGACTTCAAAGTGACAGGAACACTTCAGGGTATTACTGCAGTCCAGATGGATATTAAAATATCCGGAATTACTCTGGCATTGATGAAGGAAGCTCTTGAGCAGGCTCGACAAGGGCGACTGCATATCCTTGCAAAAATGAATGAGACACTGTCGGCAACTCGTGATGTTATGTCTCCTTTTGCCCCCAGGATCTTGACCTTAAAGATAAAACAGGACAAGATAAGAGAGGTTATCGGCCCTGGAGGGAAGGTGATTCGCGGAATCACCGAAAAGACTGGTGCCAAAATTGAGATAGACGACTCTGGCCTTATCCAGATTGCTTCTGTGGATGAGTCAGCCGCACAGAGAGCGGTCGAGATGATCAACCAGATTGTTGAAGAGGTTGAGGTTGGTCGAATCTACCTCGGCAAGGTCAAGACGATTGCCGATTATGGTGCGTTTGTGGAGCTTTTCCCTGGTACAACAGGTCTGTGCCACATTTCACAGTTGGCAGATCACAGAGTGGAAAAGGTTCTGGATGTTGTTTCGGAAGGCGACATGATTCTGGTAAAAGCCTTGGAGGTTGATCGCCAAGGAAAAATCCGGCTCTCCCGTAAAGAGGCTGTCTCCGAAGTCGGGGACGGGAGGGAAGTTCGGAGCGGGGGCGGGCAGTAA
- the nusA gene encoding transcription termination factor NusA: MVNQELLSVLDQLQREKGITQETLVSALEAALVAAARKRYGGGDNYQVEVNHRTGEIQVLQTKRIVEHVESPAEEISLEEAKASDPEAEIGDEIGSYLEIDDFGRIAAQAAKQVVFQKVREAEWNVVTREFGGRQGDIINGVVIGHERKNYIVDLGKTEAILPFREQMPRESFRRGDRIKCLLLDLRTTSRGPQIILSRTHPDFVARLFEKEVPEISEGVIEIRNVVREPGERAKFAVFSKDPNVDPVGSCVGVKGVRVQAVVRELHGEKVDIIEWSPDPATFISRALSPAKIQKVAFRELGGEKVATVIVADQQLSLSIGRRGHNVRLAAKLTGWKIDIFSDSQVTGDSELAQSIDPGRLLRNNAESSDSTPKLLEIEDLPGMGGIVAEILRGAGFDTVEKIANADLASVSSLPKFGPKTAAKLIETARDFLGLQKPEMNVHDTEE; encoded by the coding sequence ATGGTTAATCAGGAATTGCTAAGTGTTCTGGATCAGCTCCAAAGAGAAAAAGGAATCACTCAGGAGACGTTGGTCAGCGCTCTCGAAGCCGCATTGGTTGCTGCAGCCCGAAAACGGTATGGCGGGGGTGACAACTATCAGGTTGAGGTCAATCATCGCACTGGTGAAATCCAGGTGCTGCAGACCAAAAGGATTGTTGAGCATGTCGAGTCACCAGCCGAAGAAATCTCTCTTGAAGAGGCGAAAGCTTCAGATCCTGAAGCAGAGATCGGTGATGAGATTGGCAGCTATCTTGAGATTGACGACTTTGGCCGTATTGCTGCACAGGCAGCCAAGCAGGTTGTCTTCCAGAAAGTTCGTGAAGCTGAATGGAATGTTGTCACCCGTGAGTTTGGTGGGCGCCAAGGGGATATCATTAACGGCGTTGTCATCGGCCATGAACGAAAAAACTACATTGTTGATCTTGGGAAAACAGAGGCGATCCTGCCTTTTCGGGAGCAAATGCCCCGGGAAAGTTTCCGGAGAGGAGATCGGATCAAATGTCTTTTGCTTGATTTGAGAACGACAAGCAGAGGTCCTCAGATCATTCTTTCTCGCACTCATCCTGATTTTGTGGCAAGGCTTTTTGAAAAGGAAGTCCCAGAAATTTCTGAGGGTGTGATAGAAATTCGCAATGTTGTCAGGGAACCAGGCGAGCGAGCCAAATTTGCTGTTTTCTCAAAGGATCCAAATGTGGACCCGGTCGGCTCATGTGTTGGTGTCAAGGGTGTTCGTGTTCAGGCTGTCGTACGGGAACTCCATGGTGAGAAAGTCGATATCATAGAGTGGAGCCCGGATCCTGCAACCTTCATTTCCAGAGCACTGTCTCCGGCAAAGATTCAAAAAGTTGCGTTCCGTGAGTTGGGTGGTGAAAAAGTTGCGACCGTTATCGTTGCTGACCAGCAGCTGTCCCTCTCCATTGGTAGGCGGGGACATAACGTCAGGCTTGCAGCAAAACTGACCGGATGGAAAATTGATATTTTTAGTGACAGCCAGGTAACGGGGGACTCCGAACTTGCTCAGTCGATCGATCCAGGACGACTGTTGCGTAATAATGCAGAGAGCTCTGATTCAACCCCGAAACTTCTTGAGATAGAGGATCTGCCTGGAATGGGCGGAATTGTGGCTGAAATTCTCAGAGGTGCCGGTTTCGATACTGTGGAAAAAATAGCAAATGCTGATTTGGCCTCTGTTTCCTCTCTTCCGAAGTTTGGACCAAAAACAGCAGCAAAGCTTATTGAAACGGCCAGGGATTTTCTTGGACTTCAAAAGCCTGAGATGAATGTTCACGATACAGAGGAATAA
- the rbfA gene encoding 30S ribosome-binding factor RbfA, with protein MKPGGMKQGFRRADRVSKEIKEVVAILFSRYASESSLSSVTITNVSLSDDLKSARIYYTVFPGVDRKQVAEAVERSQGWVRREIGRQIPMKSVPKVQFFPQEEAEEFLENPLPIDLE; from the coding sequence ATGAAACCGGGTGGTATGAAACAAGGATTTCGTAGGGCAGATAGAGTTTCAAAAGAAATCAAAGAGGTTGTTGCGATCCTTTTTTCACGCTATGCATCAGAAAGCAGCTTGTCTTCTGTTACCATAACCAATGTTAGTTTATCCGATGATTTAAAGTCCGCAAGAATCTATTATACCGTTTTCCCCGGAGTAGACCGAAAACAAGTTGCAGAAGCCGTTGAACGATCACAAGGTTGGGTACGTCGAGAAATTGGCCGGCAAATTCCAATGAAGTCTGTTCCCAAAGTTCAATTTTTTCCACAAGAAGAGGCTGAAGAATTTTTGGAAAACCCACTTCCTATCGATTTAGAATAA
- the truB gene encoding tRNA pseudouridine(55) synthase TruB: MKTLNTKDQCQIPPIVPSFSGILLVDKPQGMTSHDVVAIIRKETGISRVGHGGTLDPMATGLLPILLGSSTKLAEQLQGWDKSYRFDVVFGISTDTGDAEGNVVSAITPPSTLTREVLLEALIPFLGTIQQKPPMYSAIKRDGVPLYKLARKGIEVDRESRAITLHSLDLEAFSLPKATIHVRCSKGTYIRTLAEDIGLSLGIPAHVSRLIRTGYGHFSLEKDALPLSEIIVAIRSGSLSSILLPPESLFPDIPTVRILDQYLSGIQKGGSILGFQVYMLEGLFNFSETIRISDRRGKCLALGQSLVSSESFSIMPKGLPVAKVVKRVGV; this comes from the coding sequence ATGAAAACTTTGAATACCAAAGATCAATGCCAGATTCCCCCAATCGTTCCATCCTTCTCCGGCATTCTACTTGTGGATAAACCTCAAGGCATGACCTCTCACGATGTTGTAGCCATCATCCGGAAAGAGACTGGAATCTCCAGAGTCGGCCATGGGGGAACTCTTGACCCAATGGCAACAGGTCTTCTCCCCATATTGCTAGGTTCTTCGACGAAGCTCGCAGAACAGCTTCAGGGGTGGGATAAATCCTACCGATTTGATGTGGTCTTTGGAATTTCGACAGACACAGGCGATGCGGAAGGGAATGTTGTCTCAGCCATCACTCCCCCTTCAACTTTGACTCGAGAGGTGTTATTGGAAGCTTTGATCCCCTTTCTGGGGACGATACAGCAGAAGCCTCCAATGTACTCAGCCATAAAGCGTGACGGAGTTCCCTTATACAAGCTTGCACGAAAAGGGATAGAGGTTGATCGAGAGTCCAGAGCGATCACTCTCCATTCCTTGGATCTCGAAGCGTTTTCTCTGCCAAAGGCCACCATACATGTCAGGTGCTCAAAGGGCACTTATATTCGCACACTTGCAGAAGATATTGGTCTTTCCTTGGGAATTCCTGCCCATGTCAGCCGTTTGATCAGGACAGGGTATGGCCATTTTTCACTTGAGAAGGATGCCTTGCCCCTTTCAGAAATCATTGTAGCCATTCGATCAGGAAGTTTGTCATCGATTCTTTTGCCTCCTGAATCCCTTTTCCCGGATATTCCTACGGTGAGAATTCTTGATCAGTACCTCTCCGGGATTCAAAAAGGGGGGAGTATCCTCGGATTTCAGGTCTACATGCTTGAAGGATTGTTTAATTTTTCTGAAACTATTAGAATAAGCGACCGACGTGGAAAATGCCTGGCGTTGGGCCAGAGCTTGGTATCAAGTGAATCTTTTTCCATTATGCCAAAAGGGCTTCCTGTGGCCAAGGTGGTCAAAAGGGTAGGTGTCTGA
- a CDS encoding DUF4337 domain-containing protein, translated as MDNGSVEAHDLIESVTEGLEEREHKRDAWNIRVALTTSLLAVFAALSNLESEQWTSEAILLKNSAIFFQAKSSDQWSYYQAKKIKLHMSENQLRMETLVLKKSQATVEKEKFTKLIDKYNKQVKQIKHNAQDFEKQRDALNLESDAALRHHRAFALSVVCFQIAIVLTSMAVMLRRSSLWYTSMALGVFGIIAFINGFVLFFHLGKLTR; from the coding sequence ATGGATAATGGTTCGGTTGAGGCCCATGATCTTATTGAGTCTGTTACTGAAGGACTTGAAGAGCGTGAACATAAACGTGATGCATGGAATATTCGTGTTGCGCTGACAACTTCGTTGTTGGCCGTTTTTGCCGCACTTTCAAATCTTGAATCCGAGCAATGGACTTCCGAAGCGATCCTTCTGAAAAATTCGGCCATCTTTTTTCAGGCAAAATCTTCCGATCAATGGTCTTATTACCAAGCAAAAAAAATAAAGCTTCATATGTCTGAAAATCAGCTAAGGATGGAAACTCTCGTTCTCAAAAAATCTCAAGCAACCGTGGAGAAAGAGAAATTTACGAAGCTTATAGATAAATATAATAAGCAAGTGAAGCAAATCAAACACAATGCTCAGGATTTTGAAAAACAGAGAGATGCGCTGAATCTGGAGTCTGACGCTGCTCTTCGCCATCATCGGGCATTTGCCTTGAGTGTAGTTTGTTTTCAGATTGCAATTGTGTTGACTTCCATGGCGGTGATGCTTCGGAGATCTTCTTTGTGGTACACCAGTATGGCACTCGGTGTTTTTGGTATCATCGCATTTATTAACGGGTTTGTGCTGTTCTTCCATTTGGGAAAATTGACAAGATGA
- a CDS encoding chemotaxis protein, translating to MSQIDSLILQVGTNQMELVDFRMFQEDADGSQREGIYGVNVSKVIEIIQLPGFITPVPDGNEYQEGIINLRGQVIPVINLAKWMKIKEPACLAQMTKQIIVTEFSAVRLGFIVHKAAQIRRISWKDIVPITMARSGRSKESKVTGTVKLSEEEVLLILDFESIVEEMGIFTRQEEYLEQMPQTKSLDQRYIVAADDSPVALSMVVKALKKKGFSVLEAKNGKEALEILKKEVSADPERKIGNRVSLLITDVEMPVMDGYTLTKEVRANPELNSLTVLVHSSMSGTENVRKGLEAGANEYLVKFDPVIFVDRIEKLLTTVDPKGKK from the coding sequence TTGAGTCAGATTGATAGTCTCATCCTTCAGGTCGGTACAAACCAGATGGAGTTGGTGGATTTCAGAATGTTTCAGGAGGATGCTGATGGATCCCAGCGTGAAGGGATTTATGGGGTTAACGTATCCAAGGTGATTGAAATTATCCAGCTTCCTGGTTTTATTACACCCGTTCCGGACGGAAACGAATATCAGGAAGGAATCATTAATCTCCGCGGTCAAGTTATTCCGGTGATTAATTTGGCAAAATGGATGAAGATCAAAGAGCCTGCCTGTTTGGCCCAAATGACCAAACAAATCATTGTTACGGAGTTTAGTGCCGTTCGCTTGGGCTTTATCGTTCACAAGGCCGCTCAAATCAGAAGAATCTCCTGGAAAGATATTGTGCCGATCACAATGGCTCGTTCAGGCCGTTCGAAGGAAAGCAAGGTGACCGGAACGGTAAAGCTTTCTGAGGAAGAAGTTCTTCTGATTCTGGACTTTGAGTCGATTGTTGAAGAGATGGGCATCTTTACCCGGCAGGAAGAATATTTGGAGCAGATGCCCCAGACCAAAAGCCTGGACCAACGTTATATTGTAGCTGCTGATGATAGTCCTGTGGCATTGTCAATGGTCGTGAAGGCATTGAAGAAGAAAGGTTTTAGCGTTCTGGAAGCAAAAAATGGCAAGGAAGCGCTCGAGATCCTGAAAAAAGAAGTATCCGCTGATCCTGAGCGTAAAATTGGAAACAGGGTCTCCCTTCTGATTACCGATGTGGAAATGCCAGTCATGGACGGCTATACCCTGACAAAAGAGGTTCGGGCAAACCCTGAGCTGAATTCCTTGACGGTATTGGTCCATTCATCCATGTCGGGAACCGAGAATGTGAGAAAGGGACTTGAGGCAGGCGCAAACGAGTACCTTGTCAAGTTTGACCCGGTTATTTTTGTGGACAGGATTGAAAAACTGCTGACTACTGTTGATCCAAAGGGAAAAAAGTAG